The genome window GACTAAATTATCGAAAACATCTTCCATATCTGCAACCTCTACTCCACAACCCATCCTTTGCCAGGAACCTTTCTCTGCTTCACCTTCTTCGCGGGGAGAGGCCATCCTTGACCACCAGTGCTCTCGGCTCTCAAATATGGAACCACGAAGCACTCTCGTACTGTAGCTCCATCTGTACCCGTTGTaggcttgagctccttgatcgGCTTGCCGTAGGTGATAAGGGGCGTTCCCTTGGCCAGCCCTGCTAGTTGCCCGCCAGTTACGTCTGTAAGGGCATGCATTCTTGTCTTGGGGCGCTTCTCCGCATCAACTGATTGCGCAGCTCGCTGGAGATAAGAGTAGACGATGTACTCGGGGCATTCCTGAATGCTGATGTGGGCAAGAGGTGAGGTGGGATGGATGTATACTGCACGGTCGCTTTCAACCTCCCTCCCAGCGTGGATAGGAATCAAGGGGATATATGGAACATCGATAGACCGGCGAGGCTTGCGGAATTGCTCAGGGGGGTTGGGCGTAAGATCTGCTCGAATAGCAACCTGATCCACGAAGCCGGCCGCGACCATTTGCTTCAGGGCAGCGACCTGCTTGGGGGATGGGGGTTCCAGCTTGTCCTGGTATTTCAGGTTGGTAAAGGCCGAAACATTTGTCCTCAACAATTCTGTGATTTGTCTTCGCAGCTGCTGTATTTCTTTAAGCACCTTGTATCGTACAAAATGACTCTCACACCATTCTTCTGTAGGCTCATGAGCAAATTCACCCACGACTTGCAGAAGTTTGATAGCATCGGATTTATCGTCTAGGTAACAAAAGTTCTTGTGAACCTCGTTAAACATCTTTCGCACATTGGCTTGACGATCTTCTGCAATGACGTCTGATGTTGTACGAATAACGGTATCATCCTTCGCTGCGAGGGCAGGAATCGCTTGGTTCTCAGGAAGGAAAATTTCGGCGGCTGATAAaccagcaacaagagcaaTTGTGTAGTGAATACAGtcatgaagatggccaaCCAACAATATGCGCGCAAACCTAGGAGACAGGGGGAACACAGACATTGTTTGACCAATTTGCGTAACCTGTCCTGTTGAGGAGATAGCAGAGAGATATGTTAATAGCTTCTCAGACTTAGCAAGGGCTCGTCGATCAGGTGGTGTAGGGAAGGGGAAGTTGACAACATGCTGCAGGTTCATCGCCTTGAGCTGTAGCACGATACCCTCAATAGGCATTCGCAACAATTCGGGATCTGTGAAAGGTGGGAAATCTCTCTCATATACTGCAGAGGAGTAGAGTCTGTAACAATGGCCAGGACCGGTACGGCCAGCACGACCAGATCGCTGGTTTGCGCTGGCTTTGCTGATCCATCCAATATCATAGCTCTGAACTCCACTGAGACGATCATACTGTCTCTCTTTTGACCGTCCACAGTCAAAGACGTATCGAATACCAGGAATAGTCAAACTGGTTTCCGCAACGTTGGTTGCCAAGATGATGTTTCGTGTACCCTCAGGTGCTGGCTCAAAGACTCGCATCTGCTCGCGTGTTGGGAGTAAGGAGTAAAGAGGTAAGACTCGCATCTTTAACGGTGCAACCTCCTGGTCCTCTTCGATCTGGaactcgtcctcgtcatcctcatcttcgtcatctaTGGGTATCTCATCAAAATCTTCGCCATTACGGTCATCCACGTCTCCGAATTCAATATCCTCGACCTCAATGGGAGCCTCGCTAGCAGATATCTGTACTTTGGGTCCATCCGCAGTCTTTGGACCGCCAAATGTAGCCTTTAGCTTCTTGCTAAGTTCTAGAATCTCGTTACGGCCAGTCAAGAACACAAGGATATCACCAGGTGGTAACTTCTTATGCCCTCTGCTGATCTTTCTGAAGGCCTCTTCCACGTAGTCATGCTGAGTTCTTCGGGAGAAATGAATAGTGACAGGATGTTGCCGGCCCTCAACCTCCAACACTGGCGGTGGAGTAGCAAACAGCGTCGGATTCATGGTAAGATCTTCTATCCGCAATGTAGCAGACATGATGATAAGCTTCAAAGGCTTGACCGTAGGGTCCTCTGCTGCTAGCTCTGCTCGGAGCTTAATAACTCGGCTGAGCATGCCAATCAAGATATCCGTGTTGACGCTTCTCTCATGAGCTTCGTCGATGACAATGGCCGAGTACTTCTTCAGTGTAATATCCTGAGCAACTTCTCGTAGCAAGACACCATCAGTCATGAACTTGATAGCCGTCTTAGGATCAACTGTGCCCTCAAAACGGATCTGGTAGGCCACCACCTCAGACTTATCACCAAGTTCCTCACCAACACGCTTCGACATACTGACAGCAGCGACTCGACGGGGCTGAGTGATACCAATCATACCAGGTGTTGGTGAGTCGGGCGAACCATAACCAGACTCATACAAGAACTGAGGAATTTGAGTAGTCTTTCCGGAACCTGTGGAACCGCAAACAACGACAATGTCATGGTTATGAATCGCTTCCATTATCCTTTGTTCCTCTGATACCACAGGAAGTTTTAGCCTAGCTTCCTGGACTTCTGGTATTCTGGTAACCGTTACGCTGTAAACCTTTCGATTTATATTCTGCGTCGGTTGCAGTTCCATCGGTAAGGGATCTTGCTCAGGGGCTCGGGGAACAAAATTTTCTGGCTTGGGGATTTCAAgatttgttgttgttccCTCGATGGATTGATAACCTAGAGCTTCGTTTCGCTGTTGGTGTGCCCATGCCTTGAAAGACGATGACCTCTGTGCTTTGTTGTCGTCTGCGTCTTCCATGTCTTCATCAGACTCTTCGGGTTCCTCACTGGATTCATCAtattcttcctcatcgcttTCGCTGTCATCTTCTGCAGTGTTATCCTTATCAACCGAGTCGTCGCTGAAACCATTCCACTCGTCGCTATTGCTATCACTTGCAACACTGTCGGCTTCTTCAGACTCGAGCTCAAATGGCGTTTCGACTGGCGCCAGGGAGAATTTTGACTTGACTCCACCTCGTTTTTGACGCTTTTTGATCACCGGTCGTCCTTCGTCGTCGACCTCGAGCGGTCTCTTCAGACCCGAGCCAATTGTTGGTGCAGAGGTTTCTGTTTTCGGTTGGTCCGACTCTTTGGATGTGAGCGCGGGCGTGGGCGCAGGAGTTGGTGTGGGCTTGGATGGTTTCTGTTCGTCGGGCTCAGATTCTTCACTCTCATGGCTCAAGATCTCTTCATCCGCGTTaagctctcttctcttctcaagaagaatctcgcttctctcctcctcaccacCCTCTAAACCAGCTTTCTCCTCTCTCATAGCCCGCCTCAATGCCTCTTTCTTGGTTTCGCGACCCTGGCCAAGGACTCGGCTGCTCGAAAACAAGGTTGTGTCGATTTGTTGCTCAGCAAGTTTGGCCATCAACTCGCGGGACTCATCCTTGCGCAGCTTGCCCTCGATGTATTTCTCTAATCGCTTGGCCTTCTTTCCGCTCATTTTCGCGCCTTCTTGGCGGAGTTCTGCCTTCATCTGTGCCTTTCTGGCCTCACGATCAGCCTTGGCCGTCGGCAGGAGAATCTCCTGGTTTGGGTTGTCCTGGACTTCATGCTGAGCATTCTCCTTGGCTCGTTCACGGGCGAGGACTTTATGCTTGCGTTGACGAGGAACGTATTTGGCCATTTCAAATTAATTGTCTAGCGAATTGACAATGAATTTTGCGAAAATGGCATGAAATATTGATACGTTAGAGGATCAACCCAAGGCGCAGATACGACAATGAATTTCATGAAATTTTGGGATCAAAGTCGTTCTGCCGTGAATTACCGCCAGAATCTGGACCTGTTTTAGGTATAGTGCGGGGTGGTGGGGCCGCCTAGCTCAGCGACATGGAACGCCTGAACCTACCTAGCCCAGTAGCTCGAAGCTTTCAAAGCTACAGCTAAACTCTACTCAAGCAAAATACTTCTTCAAAAATGGCGACTGTTGATGTTAGGGAAGACTTTTTTCCTTCGAGATCTAAAGAGGTTTCAGGTCTCGTGAATGGCATAGCTACAGAGATTACATACACAAGTTTCGCTGATAAGATACTCATCACTATTTCACAAGAAGGTCGACTTTCACAATGGGTAATTGAGTACTCCGAGTCTTCAAGCTCTACCATAGCTGACATCGTGACAGATACAAGTCCCCTTAACAGGATCGTCAtctggagttgttgagatgaatCTTCCCAGCTCAAGCAAAGGCCTTCTTCCATCAACACATCTCACACCAACAACGCTATTTGGCGGAGGGGGTGAGGAGCGTGAAACTCTAGGTCAACTTTATGCAGCACAGATTGCCAGCCAAATTTGTCTCAGATCGCCTGATGACCGACGAATACTGGTCCTCGGACTTGGGCTTTCCAAAACAGACCTGGAGCGTGAAGCTTTCTTTGATCTTTTAGAGCTTGCCCAAAAAGTGTACTCGATTTGAGCTCTGCCCCGCGCTTGAGGTCTTCAGAAAACCATGGTTTTGCTCAACGAATTTGAGAGTCTATGTTGCCAAAACCTCGCCGATGCTACCCACCCCATTGCTCTCACTGGGCAAATCCTCCTCCGAGGCGAGTAGCTCTGCCGCCGTGATGTCAGCCCCGCCGCCGGATGTTGTCTCAAGGGTACGACTGTGCGATGGTGAGGTTTTTCACCATTCAGGCGAATGGCAATGCTTGTAGTGAGCTTGGTATAGCTTGCGCATGCTTCTTGTTCAGGGATGTGGTGGAGGTTGAGGTCAAAGCCGAATTGGAGTTTTGTTAGTTCGATGCCATATCGCATGGTCTATGTATTTCGATTACTTTAATCATCATAGAGGAGCACATAAGCATCGAGCCAAGAATTCTCAATCCCAACTGCCTGTCTCAACGAGTGAAGGGTCTGCAAACTTCAGGGTAATTGCAAGTCTAATAGAGAACTATCGTCAAGTGCGCTCCGAGGTGTTGGCTGTCGAAACATATGAACATGATGTATATCCTATGGCACCATGTTGATCATGCTGGCAATATTTTTGGTAGAAATATCCCCGTCTCCAGTCACGCTGGTCACTGGAAACTAAAACTCTTTTAAcgtttaataaaataatcagtaatataataaaaaagtaccGGATATCTGTTTACGTCCATTCCTGCCATAGTAGACCTCCGCTAATCATGTAGCAGTCTTCCTTATTTGTACTCTGATGTATGATGGGGAAATGGCAAACGTGTGGCTCTGTTTCTTAGCCCGTGCTTCATGGAAAGTGAACTCAGCAAAggttttacttttataaacgGCGGTTCAGCCATCCATTGAATCATTCCTTGGAGATCTCAGTAGCAAGTAGAGGTGTCAGAGCAGAAACAAAAACTGAATAGTGAATATTTCAAGTATGTAAGTGCAACATTACCTTGGAGCCGGTTAGTGTATGTAGTTGAGCTCCACCTATGCACGTGCCATCCATGTCAATGAACAAAAACGCCCTTTACTTTGTCGACTCACGCGAACTCGGGTCGTCGGAGAATCCTGATACGAATGTCAGGGCTGCCGATATATACCGAGGTTTATGCACCTGGGAAAAGAAGGCACTGTATTATGCGACTGTTCCTTCATAACCATTGACCTCTAAACAAAATATCTAGTATTATTTACTGTTTCTCCACTCCATCGCAATGTTCAGTCGACTTGCTCGATGTTCAGGGTAATTTGATACTCTCACAACTCTACCAACCATGCTAATCACTCTCTTATCCACAGCACCAGGCTTTTTAGCCGTCCTGGTCCTTTGAGCGCCGCAGTCTATGGAAAGAAAACGTACAGTCTGGGCTCCATGCTATcccaagaagccaaaagGAGGCAAAGGGAAGCCCAATCAGAGATGGGGATAATCGAAAAGCCCGCCCACAAAACAACTATTCAACGTACAGAAACATCGCAGATCCGCATGGAACGCCGGGCCTTGGATGGCAAAAGTACCACCGAGTATCGTACCTTGTAAGTGAAGCTGCGCTtatgagattgaggctgctgacaTTTGGCCTTGGGAAGTCCTAACATGTGGTTACGGTGAGTAGACGACCACTCTTAATCACTTGCTCAACGCTCATGGGGTTCTAGAGATAACTGCCAGTGCAGCCAATGTGTTAACCAGGATACAAAGCAAAGGAATGTTGAGACTTTCAAGGTGGGTGACTACTTACTTCTACGTCACATTGGGTGCCATGCGGCTAAACCGATACACGAGTTAGTTGAGAGAGGAGGATCTCAAAGTCGTTGATTTCAAAGAAACAGAGGACAAGCTCCATATTAACTGTAAGAGCCGAGTTGATTTTGGGTGGCGCTATCGATAAATACTGACTGCCATCAGGGTCTGATGGCCACGAGAGCCAGCATCCTCTGTCATACCTCTCCTGCTGGTTCAAAGGAGCGTACGCCGAAGAGTTTGGTAAAGATCAGTAAGCTCGTCACCACTACCCTGCTTGCAATATCGAGATCCCTAATAGTTTATAGTATGATCCGATTGTGGGACTCATCCATTGAGACTCATCCACCCTCAGTTCCTTACAACCAATTCTTCGTCGACCACGGTTGGGAAGCTATCGGTGAGCTTACAAAAAAGATTGTAGGGCATTTTGAACCCCATAACCATGATGCAATAGCTTATGCATCCTAGCGTATTCACGGCTTCTGCTTCGTAACAGATGCACCAGTCTATCCCGAGTCCACAGAAGATCTCCTAAAGCGCCTGGGTCCGATCAGAAATACACATTATGGCGGCTTCTACGACTTTACGCCAGATCTTGCTATGGCTGATACAGCGTACACGAACCTCGCTCTGCCAGCCCATACAGACACTACATATTTTACCGAGCCTGCAGGCTTACAAGCATTTCACTGTCTCTCACACGAGCCAGCTCCGGGTGAAGCGCTTGAGGAAGGGGAGTCTTTAGGCGGAGAGTCACTCCTTGTTGACGGCTTCAAAGCTGCTGTAACTCTAAGAAAGGAGAACCCTTGGGCTTTCAAAACTCTTGCCCAAGTCGAGCTGCCATGGCATGCAAGCGGTAACGTAGGAATCTCTATCTCTCCAGATAAAGTGTATCCTGTCATTGAACAGGAGGGAGGTGGGCATCTGAAGCGAATTCGTTGGAATAACGACGATCGTGGTGCTGTGAATCCCTACGACGCCAAGAACTGGTACGCCGCGGCTCGAGTGTGGAATG of Fusarium musae strain F31 chromosome 5, whole genome shotgun sequence contains these proteins:
- a CDS encoding hypothetical protein (BUSCO:EOG092610VI), with amino-acid sequence MAKYVPRQRKHKVLARERAKENAQHEVQDNPNQEILLPTAKADREARKAQMKAELRQEGAKMSGKKAKRLEKYIEGKLRKDESRELMAKLAEQQIDTTLFSSSRVLGQGRETKKEALRRAMREEKAGLEGGEEERSEILLEKRRELNADEEILSHESEESEPDEQKPSKPTPTPAPTPALTSKESDQPKTETSAPTIGSGLKRPLEVDDEGRPVIKKRQKRGGVKSKFSLAPVETPFELESEEADSVASDSNSDEWNGFSDDSVDKDNTAEDDSESDEEEYDESSEEPEESDEDMEDADDNKAQRSSSFKAWAHQQRNEALGYQSIEGTTTNLEIPKPENFVPRAPEQDPLPMELQPTQNINRKVYSVTVTRIPEVQEARLKLPVVSEEQRIMEAIHNHDIVVVCGSTGSGKTTQIPQFLYESGYGSPDSPTPGMIGITQPRRVAAVSMSKRVGEELGDKSEVVAYQIRFEGTVDPKTAIKFMTDGVLLREVAQDITLKKYSAIVIDEAHERSVNTDILIGMLSRVIKLRAELAAEDPTVKPLKLIIMSATLRIEDLTMNPTLFATPPPVLEVEGRQHPVTIHFSRRTQHDYVEEAFRKISRGHKKLPPGDILVFLTGRNEILELSKKLKATFGGPKTADGPKVQISASEAPIEVEDIEFGDVDDRNGEDFDEIPIDDEDEDDEDEFQIEEDQEVAPLKMRVLPLYSLLPTREQMRVFEPAPEGTRNIILATNVAETSLTIPGIRYVFDCGRSKERQYDRLSGVQSYDIGWISKASANQRSGRAGRTGPGHCYRLYSSAVYERDFPPFTDPELLRMPIEGIVLQLKAMNLQHVVNFPFPTPPDRRALAKSEKLLTYLSAISSTGQVTQIGQTMSVFPLSPRFARILLVGHLHDCIHYTIALVAGLSAAEIFLPENQAIPALAAKDDTVIRTTSDVIAEDRQANVRKMFNEVHKNFCYLDDKSDAIKLLQVVGEFAHEPTEEWCESHFVRYKVLKEIQQLRRQITELLRTNVSAFTNLKYQDKLEPPSPKQVAALKQMVAAGFVDQVAIRADLTPNPPEQFRKPRRSIDVPYIPLIPIHAGREVESDRAVYIHPTSPLAHISIQECPEYIVYSYLQRAAQSVDAEKRPKTRMHALTDVTGGQLAGLAKGTPLITYGKPIKELKPTTGTDGATVRECFVVPYLRAESTGGQGWPLPAKKVKQRKVPGKGWVVE